In Clostridium swellfunianum, a genomic segment contains:
- a CDS encoding sigma-54 interaction domain-containing protein — MESILKQIQDTVIKYANVISQVINVDVEIVDKNLVRIAGTGMYEDKINEDLTREGMVYSHVLRTGEQHVIENPGNYFLCEECENKNNCVEKMQICTPIRLGDEIIGVIGLVCSSYEQKDILIKNMVSYRPFLMQIADFISSKVYEHMEKERNKGMLHVLNQVIDSFDKGVLVINKDNEIMHMNQPAVKQLRASQTYFKKIIDITSCNESIMNEEVFTVKFESKKMEFMGKLIPIFPSLPPYDRIFVFNEIKRGKLEAAATYVWQTIRTEDIIAKSTSMVQVKEKIKKVANSKSTVLISGESGTGKELIARAIHAESDRWNKPFIAINCGAIPDTLLESELFGYVRGAFSGADSNGRVGKFELANKGVIFLDEIGDMPLYLQVKILRVLQERKIVRIGSNQLIDLDIRVIAATNKNLKQMVEEGKFREDLYYRLNVIPIEVPPLRERGEDIEVMVLKMLQRYEKMFNNKNLKVDEEAMSVLKSYTWPGNVRELENVIEFMVNMADESGVLDRETLPMGILNSKNKSRNSFCAVVEDEGVIVPLKEIEQQYISRALELYGSDVKGKKLAAQKLGIGIATLYRKLEEMKQDLSK, encoded by the coding sequence ATGGAGTCAATTTTAAAGCAAATTCAAGATACTGTAATTAAATACGCAAACGTAATTTCTCAGGTTATAAATGTAGACGTTGAGATAGTGGATAAAAATCTCGTAAGAATAGCTGGGACAGGTATGTATGAAGATAAAATAAATGAAGATTTAACAAGGGAAGGCATGGTGTACAGCCATGTATTGAGAACTGGTGAACAACACGTAATAGAGAATCCAGGAAATTATTTCTTATGCGAGGAATGTGAAAATAAAAACAATTGTGTTGAAAAGATGCAAATTTGTACTCCTATAAGGTTGGGAGATGAAATAATAGGCGTAATAGGACTTGTTTGTTCAAGCTATGAGCAGAAGGATATACTCATAAAGAATATGGTTTCTTACCGTCCATTCTTAATGCAGATTGCTGATTTTATAAGCTCAAAAGTATACGAACACATGGAGAAGGAAAGAAACAAAGGAATGCTCCATGTGTTGAACCAGGTTATTGATAGCTTTGATAAAGGAGTCTTGGTTATTAATAAGGACAATGAAATTATGCATATGAATCAGCCAGCAGTGAAGCAGTTAAGGGCTTCCCAAACATATTTTAAAAAAATTATAGATATTACTTCTTGTAACGAAAGCATCATGAATGAGGAAGTATTTACTGTTAAATTTGAGAGTAAAAAGATGGAGTTTATGGGTAAGCTAATACCTATTTTTCCTTCTCTTCCACCCTATGATAGAATTTTTGTTTTTAACGAGATAAAGAGGGGGAAGCTAGAGGCTGCAGCCACTTATGTTTGGCAAACTATTAGAACAGAGGACATTATTGCTAAGTCAACCTCAATGGTTCAGGTTAAGGAGAAGATAAAAAAGGTTGCCAACTCAAAATCCACAGTACTCATAAGCGGAGAAAGCGGAACTGGTAAAGAACTTATTGCAAGGGCAATTCATGCGGAAAGCGACAGGTGGAATAAGCCTTTTATTGCGATTAACTGCGGAGCTATACCGGACACCCTTCTTGAAAGCGAATTATTTGGATATGTAAGAGGTGCCTTCAGCGGTGCAGATTCTAATGGAAGAGTAGGAAAATTTGAGCTTGCTAACAAGGGCGTTATTTTTCTTGATGAAATAGGAGATATGCCTTTATATCTTCAAGTAAAAATACTAAGAGTACTGCAGGAAAGAAAGATAGTTAGGATAGGTTCAAACCAATTGATTGATTTAGATATAAGAGTAATTGCAGCAACAAACAAAAATCTTAAGCAGATGGTTGAAGAAGGAAAGTTCAGAGAAGATTTATACTATAGGCTTAATGTTATACCTATTGAAGTGCCCCCTCTTAGAGAACGAGGAGAAGACATTGAAGTGATGGTTTTGAAGATGCTTCAGCGTTACGAGAAAATGTTTAATAACAAGAATTTGAAGGTAGATGAAGAAGCTATGAGTGTGCTTAAAAGCTACACCTGGCCTGGTAACGTGAGAGAGCTTGAAAATGTTATTGAATTTATGGTTAACATGGCGGATGAAAGCGGAGTATTAGATAGGGAAACCCTGCCAATGGGAATATTAAATAGTAAGAATAAAAGTAGAAATTCATTTTGTGCTGTGGTAGAAGATGAAGGAGTTATTGTACCATTAAAGGAAATAGAACA
- a CDS encoding MOSC domain-containing protein, with the protein MGQIHAICISEKKGTAKFNVPEIELIENFGLKGDAHAGNWHRQVSLLSFEKIEEFRAKGINVKFGAFGENIVVSDIDLAKLPIGTKLEIGKVLLEVTQIGKVCHDRCNIYNTVGDCIMPREGIFAKVLIGGNIKIGDTVEVLNR; encoded by the coding sequence ATGGGACAAATTCATGCAATTTGTATCAGCGAGAAGAAAGGCACAGCAAAATTCAACGTACCAGAAATAGAACTTATTGAAAACTTTGGACTAAAGGGAGATGCTCATGCTGGTAATTGGCATAGACAGGTAAGTTTATTATCCTTTGAAAAGATTGAGGAGTTTAGAGCTAAGGGAATAAACGTAAAGTTTGGAGCCTTTGGAGAAAATATAGTTGTAAGCGATATTGATTTGGCAAAACTGCCTATTGGAACGAAACTAGAAATAGGAAAGGTTCTCTTAGAAGTAACCCAAATAGGAAAGGTATGCCATGACCGTTGTAACATTTATAATACAGTAGGAGATTGCATAATGCCTCGTGAAGGTATATTTGCAAAGGTTTTAATAGGCGGAAATATTAAGATTGGAGATACAGTTGAGGTTTTAAACAGATAA
- a CDS encoding GntR family transcriptional regulator, giving the protein MKKIDFQLNNREPIYLQIMNYIKRRIISGELGMGEKLLSVRELATELMVNPNTIQRAYTELENEELIYTRRGLGKYVTEDIRIIKILKQESAESILNNFIRTMKELGITKGEALEFINNNYEKVN; this is encoded by the coding sequence GTGAAAAAAATAGACTTTCAGTTAAACAATAGAGAACCTATTTACTTACAAATAATGAACTATATAAAAAGAAGAATTATATCTGGAGAATTGGGTATGGGAGAGAAGCTTCTATCTGTAAGAGAGCTGGCTACCGAGCTTATGGTTAATCCAAATACAATTCAAAGAGCTTATACAGAGTTAGAAAATGAAGAATTGATTTATACTAGAAGAGGTCTCGGAAAGTACGTAACAGAGGATATAAGAATTATAAAGATACTTAAGCAAGAAAGTGCCGAGAGCATCTTGAATAATTTTATAAGAACAATGAAGGAACTAGGTATTACAAAGGGTGAAGCATTAGAGTTTATTAATAATAATTATGAGAAGGTGAATTAA
- a CDS encoding ABC transporter ATP-binding protein encodes METILQINNLKKAFGSKIVLNDINLSLQKGKVMGILGPNGSGKTTLLNLIEGFLKPTEGTVLIESKNAGVETKALTSMLQDKNVFLTWMKVSDGLEFYSDFFRDFDKTKAKELLKSLSISETDKIRNLSKGTLEKFSLALTISRKAKLYILDEPLSGIDPIAREEILELIVNNLDEESSMIITTHLIAELERILDEVVFIKDGSIILQGDTEEIRMERQTSLDKLYRELYRKTDN; translated from the coding sequence ATGGAAACTATATTACAAATTAATAATTTAAAAAAAGCTTTTGGTAGTAAGATAGTCTTAAATGATATAAATTTATCGTTGCAAAAAGGTAAGGTCATGGGTATCTTAGGTCCTAATGGAAGTGGAAAAACAACCTTACTAAATCTAATTGAAGGGTTTTTAAAGCCTACTGAGGGCACTGTGTTGATAGAATCAAAAAATGCAGGTGTAGAGACTAAAGCTTTAACTTCTATGCTTCAAGATAAAAATGTATTTCTAACATGGATGAAGGTTAGTGATGGGTTAGAGTTTTACAGTGATTTTTTTAGGGATTTTGATAAAACAAAAGCAAAAGAGCTTTTAAAAAGTTTAAGTATAAGTGAAACTGATAAAATAAGAAATTTATCAAAAGGTACCCTAGAAAAGTTTAGTTTAGCTCTAACTATCAGCAGAAAAGCAAAGCTTTATATCCTAGATGAGCCTCTGTCAGGTATTGACCCTATTGCAAGAGAAGAAATACTAGAATTAATAGTTAATAACTTGGATGAAGAATCTTCTATGATTATAACCACTCATTTAATAGCAGAGTTAGAAAGAATATTAGATGAGGTAGTATTTATCAAAGATGGCAGTATAATTTTGCAAGGTGATACTGAAGAGATAAGAATGGAAAGACAGACTTCCTTGGATAAGCTTTATAGAGAGCTATACAGAAAAACTGATAATTAA
- a CDS encoding sulfurtransferase TusA family protein: MESSIDCVGEICPVPVVKAKIQYKKLKPGESLTVITDHSCTSQGLKDAFNKYNCHITVEEDGGIWHIRIKKLD; this comes from the coding sequence ATGGAGAGTTCCATTGATTGTGTCGGAGAGATTTGTCCAGTTCCAGTTGTTAAAGCTAAAATTCAATATAAAAAACTAAAACCCGGTGAGAGTTTAACTGTCATTACTGATCACAGCTGTACTTCACAGGGCTTAAAAGACGCTTTTAATAAGTATAATTGTCACATTACTGTTGAAGAAGACGGGGGCATATGGCATATCAGGATTAAAAAGCTAGATTAA
- a CDS encoding LysR family transcriptional regulator translates to MNITYLNSFIKTVKQDSISKAAKNLHMTQSALSQQLQALEKSLNAKLLIRSNKGVNLTDEGEIVLSYAEALVNLYENMAKELDQCKKSELEEIKISACNSVGEYLLPCTLHLYKKNHKNVRFSLKTEHSKNVLQNVLDCSSDVGFIDIDSDRKIEGIESFNICSNNLIFIFSSKFNIEKTSITLEEIAELPLIIGSDRSSLRGIIEKLFTSNKISVCNLNIEMELDTLESIKASVIADHGVSIVPYTSVKKEIHTKALKTLPIKDAAPSCNISMVYQKSRANQPHIKSFISYIKKYGRETFC, encoded by the coding sequence ATGAACATAACTTACTTAAATTCTTTTATTAAAACCGTAAAGCAAGACAGTATCTCTAAGGCTGCTAAAAATCTTCATATGACTCAATCTGCCTTAAGTCAGCAGCTTCAAGCTCTTGAAAAGTCTCTAAATGCAAAGCTTTTAATCAGAAGCAACAAGGGGGTTAATCTTACCGATGAAGGCGAAATTGTATTAAGTTATGCAGAAGCCTTGGTTAATCTATATGAAAACATGGCAAAAGAGTTAGATCAGTGTAAAAAATCTGAGCTTGAGGAAATAAAAATATCAGCCTGCAATAGCGTAGGTGAATATTTACTGCCTTGTACCTTGCACCTATATAAAAAGAATCATAAAAACGTGAGATTTTCCTTAAAGACTGAGCACAGTAAGAATGTGCTGCAGAATGTTTTAGACTGTAGCTCTGATGTGGGATTTATAGATATAGATTCTGACAGAAAGATTGAGGGAATTGAAAGCTTTAATATATGCAGCAATAATTTGATATTTATATTTTCAAGTAAGTTTAATATAGAAAAGACCTCCATAACCTTAGAGGAAATAGCAGAACTTCCTCTTATAATAGGTTCAGACAGAAGCAGTTTAAGAGGAATTATTGAAAAGCTGTTTACAAGTAATAAAATATCTGTTTGCAATTTAAACATAGAAATGGAACTTGATACCCTAGAATCAATTAAAGCTTCAGTTATTGCAGACCATGGGGTTTCTATTGTACCTTATACTTCTGTAAAAAAAGAAATTCATACTAAAGCCTTAAAAACTCTTCCTATAAAAGATGCAGCACCAAGCTGCAATATTTCAATGGTATATCAAAAGAGCCGAGCAAATCAGCCTCATATAAAAAGTTTTATTTCTTATATTAAAAAGTATGGCAGGGAAACCTTCTGTTAA
- a CDS encoding YeeE/YedE thiosulfate transporter family protein → MAEIKTRVSTRPKKKKVNQIPFGAALLIAIFGMGFFIANQAPKTAIMWVLGVAAGFTLQRSRFCFTASLRDPVLTGSTSLTKAVIIAISIATVGFIGIQYSAVSKGQPVPGYVSPAGIHTAIGATMFGIGMVIAGGCASGTLMRVGEGFLMQMLSLVFFVIGSLWAANNFGWWTNNIISKGKAVYLPDVLGWVPAVLLQFILLFGLYIIADWYGSKKNNQ, encoded by the coding sequence ATGGCTGAGATTAAAACTAGAGTATCAACAAGGCCAAAAAAGAAAAAGGTTAATCAAATTCCTTTTGGAGCAGCACTTTTAATTGCAATTTTTGGAATGGGCTTCTTTATAGCTAACCAAGCTCCAAAGACAGCAATTATGTGGGTGCTCGGTGTAGCTGCAGGGTTTACACTTCAAAGATCAAGATTTTGCTTTACTGCATCACTAAGAGATCCAGTTTTAACTGGGAGCACATCATTAACCAAGGCAGTTATTATTGCAATTTCCATAGCAACTGTAGGCTTTATAGGAATTCAATATTCAGCAGTTTCTAAGGGACAACCTGTTCCAGGCTATGTATCACCTGCAGGAATACATACCGCTATAGGAGCAACAATGTTTGGTATAGGTATGGTTATTGCAGGGGGTTGTGCTTCAGGTACACTTATGAGAGTTGGAGAAGGCTTCTTAATGCAGATGCTTTCCCTTGTATTCTTCGTTATAGGTTCACTATGGGCTGCCAACAACTTTGGTTGGTGGACAAATAATATTATATCAAAAGGCAAGGCAGTATATTTGCCAGATGTGTTAGGATGGGTGCCAGCGGTATTATTACAGTTTATATTATTATTTGGATTATACATTATTGCAGATTGGTATGGAAGCAAGAAAAATAATCAATAA
- a CDS encoding sulfurtransferase TusA family protein encodes MAELRLDCLGEACPVPLIKTQKKMDTMKVGDVLIVEIDHSCAMKNVPEWARKEGHNVDIEEIDDGEWEIYIEKTK; translated from the coding sequence ATGGCAGAATTAAGACTAGATTGCTTAGGAGAGGCATGTCCTGTACCACTAATTAAAACTCAAAAAAAAATGGACACAATGAAGGTTGGAGATGTTCTTATAGTTGAAATAGACCATAGTTGTGCAATGAAAAATGTTCCAGAGTGGGCTAGAAAAGAAGGACACAATGTTGATATAGAAGAAATAGATGACGGTGAGTGGGAAATCTATATAGAAAAGACAAAGTAG
- a CDS encoding YeeE/YedE thiosulfate transporter family protein, translating to MNIKDNVYYKKFLKEPWTYTAGAVILAALNIAMFSAIGKPWGVTGSLTNWGAWIYQAIGGHPEKWFFFQQKANAAGLAGGFWNDAFSVADLGIIFGALLSTLLASQFKIKKIKSWKQVVAAILGGLLMGYGARIAFGCNIGAFFSGVACMSLHGWIYVIFIFLGAWIGSKLLVKYFM from the coding sequence ATGAATATTAAAGATAATGTTTATTACAAAAAATTTCTAAAGGAGCCTTGGACTTATACTGCAGGTGCGGTTATATTAGCAGCTTTAAATATTGCTATGTTCTCAGCTATAGGAAAGCCTTGGGGAGTAACAGGTTCACTTACTAACTGGGGTGCATGGATTTATCAAGCTATAGGTGGACATCCTGAAAAGTGGTTCTTCTTTCAGCAGAAGGCTAATGCAGCTGGCTTAGCAGGCGGTTTTTGGAATGATGCTTTCTCAGTTGCAGACTTGGGCATTATATTTGGTGCCTTACTATCAACTTTATTAGCATCACAATTTAAGATTAAGAAAATAAAGTCGTGGAAACAAGTTGTAGCTGCTATACTAGGTGGACTACTTATGGGGTATGGTGCAAGAATTGCCTTTGGTTGTAATATAGGAGCATTCTTCAGTGGTGTTGCTTGTATGTCACTTCACGGATGGATATATGTAATATTTATATTCCTAGGTGCTTGGATAGGAAGCAAGCTTTTAGTTAAGTATTTTATGTAG
- a CDS encoding FAD-dependent oxidoreductase, which translates to MEKKHEYYDVIVIGGGASGLTSAIYCGRARLKTLLIEKSLVGGLATYTNEIANYPGFPEGIGGIELMNLFHKQAKNFGVNFKLTDVKSVQLEGKDKIVETFRVVYHAKSVIISTGGKPRLTGALNEESFLYDKGISFCATCDAAYYTDKTVMIIGSGDAAIEEGMFLTKFAQKVIVSVIHDEGIMDANKIAQEQAKKNPKMEFVWNTIVNSFEGEERLNKVVLKNTKTGELIDIPVDGCFLFIGYVPNTEIFKGQINLNIQGYVITNENMETNVDGVFAVGDVREKFLKQVATAVGDGAIAGVGAEKYIAESEVFEEEIMQKEKLGLIYLWSPIDEQCRAFLSTIEEVERELAATVKVNKIDVYKNSSLAARLGTVEAPSLIYTKNGQIVAKDKNITKESIMNVISVL; encoded by the coding sequence ATGGAAAAAAAACATGAATACTATGACGTTATAGTTATAGGGGGAGGAGCTTCGGGGCTTACTTCAGCCATATACTGCGGAAGAGCAAGATTAAAAACACTTTTGATAGAAAAGTCTTTAGTTGGAGGGCTTGCAACTTACACAAATGAGATAGCTAATTATCCAGGCTTTCCTGAAGGAATAGGCGGAATTGAGCTTATGAATCTTTTTCACAAGCAGGCTAAAAACTTTGGGGTAAACTTTAAGTTAACAGATGTTAAGAGCGTTCAACTTGAAGGAAAAGATAAAATAGTCGAGACCTTTAGGGTTGTATATCATGCTAAGTCGGTTATTATATCAACAGGAGGCAAGCCAAGACTAACTGGTGCATTAAATGAAGAAAGTTTCTTATATGATAAGGGAATTTCTTTCTGTGCGACCTGTGATGCTGCATATTACACTGATAAGACAGTTATGATAATAGGAAGTGGAGATGCTGCAATTGAAGAGGGAATGTTTCTAACCAAGTTTGCCCAAAAGGTTATAGTATCAGTTATTCATGATGAAGGAATAATGGATGCCAACAAAATAGCTCAAGAGCAGGCAAAGAAAAACCCTAAAATGGAATTTGTTTGGAATACGATTGTTAATTCCTTTGAAGGTGAAGAGAGGTTAAATAAAGTAGTCCTTAAGAATACAAAAACTGGCGAACTAATTGATATACCTGTTGATGGCTGCTTCTTATTTATTGGATATGTTCCCAATACAGAGATATTTAAGGGACAAATAAATCTGAATATACAAGGCTACGTTATTACCAATGAAAACATGGAAACTAATGTAGATGGGGTTTTTGCAGTAGGAGACGTAAGAGAAAAGTTCCTTAAGCAGGTTGCTACTGCAGTTGGTGACGGAGCAATAGCTGGAGTTGGAGCAGAAAAGTATATTGCTGAATCAGAAGTATTTGAAGAAGAAATAATGCAAAAGGAGAAACTGGGTCTAATCTATCTTTGGTCTCCAATTGATGAGCAGTGCAGAGCCTTTTTATCTACGATTGAAGAGGTTGAAAGAGAGTTAGCAGCTACGGTTAAGGTTAATAAGATAGATGTATATAAAAATTCCAGCCTTGCTGCAAGATTAGGAACAGTTGAAGCTCCAAGCTTGATTTACACCAAGAATGGGCAGATTGTTGCAAAGGATAAGAATATCACTAAAGAAAGCATAATGAATGTAATATCAGTACTATAA
- a CDS encoding tryptophan transporter: MNLKKLIMSSLLLAIGMVLHQIVPPFLFGMKPDFLLSMMFIAITLSEDYKLTLLIGIAAGVLTAATTTFPGGQMPNIIDKLITCNVVYFILKVVKDKFNNQIKMFIISIIGTLISGTVFLGSAFVIAGLPAPFLALMLAVVIPATLFNLGACIVLYNAASLAMKKTSY; this comes from the coding sequence ATGAATTTAAAAAAGCTTATAATGAGTTCACTACTTCTAGCCATAGGTATGGTACTTCACCAAATAGTTCCTCCGTTTTTGTTTGGAATGAAACCTGATTTCTTATTAAGTATGATGTTTATTGCAATTACACTTAGTGAAGACTATAAATTAACTCTTCTAATTGGCATAGCAGCTGGCGTGCTTACTGCTGCTACTACTACCTTTCCAGGGGGTCAAATGCCAAATATAATAGATAAACTTATAACCTGCAATGTAGTTTATTTTATCTTAAAAGTTGTAAAGGATAAATTTAATAACCAAATAAAAATGTTCATAATATCTATTATAGGAACATTAATTAGCGGAACTGTTTTTTTAGGCTCAGCATTTGTTATTGCAGGTCTTCCAGCACCATTCTTAGCTTTAATGCTAGCTGTGGTAATTCCAGCAACATTATTTAACTTAGGTGCCTGCATAGTTCTATATAATGCAGCAAGCCTTGCTATGAAAAAAACAAGCTACTAA
- a CDS encoding M42 family metallopeptidase, with the protein MKDIEFLKKLCTSHAPSGREHWLYPVVKDAFEPFGELSLGKLNNIYAYKKGKGKESIMLMAHADEVFLMVTELCENGFLKFKSNGIDAKTLVSQEVYIHGKEKVLGIIGIKPPHLMSEEDRKKAIAADDLLIDTGLSKEKLQALVNIGDYVTLKRNFYELLNNNVICKSVDDRAGIAAMYACAKELNNITHDLDVYFVASCQEEVGHRGARVGSFEVNPTMAIAIDVTFDSGPMGATERENYLGEGPVISIGPNIHPKFRKKLTDIAKEYNIPYQVEVEPGDTGTDAWDIQVVGDGIPTLLISIPIKYMHTSVEMVNIEDIKNTGRIMAKFIEKLRSEEVEELLCF; encoded by the coding sequence ATGAAAGATATAGAGTTTTTAAAGAAGCTCTGCACTTCTCATGCTCCAAGTGGAAGAGAGCATTGGCTTTATCCAGTTGTTAAAGATGCTTTCGAGCCTTTTGGAGAATTGAGTTTAGGAAAATTAAATAATATATATGCATATAAGAAGGGCAAGGGAAAAGAAAGTATAATGCTTATGGCTCATGCTGACGAAGTATTTTTGATGGTAACAGAGCTTTGCGAGAATGGATTCTTGAAATTCAAGAGCAATGGGATTGACGCAAAAACACTTGTATCTCAGGAGGTTTATATCCATGGAAAAGAGAAAGTACTTGGCATTATAGGAATAAAACCGCCTCATCTTATGAGTGAAGAAGATAGAAAAAAAGCAATAGCTGCAGATGATTTGCTTATAGACACTGGCCTCTCAAAGGAAAAACTTCAGGCTTTAGTAAACATAGGTGACTATGTAACATTAAAGAGGAATTTTTACGAACTCTTAAACAACAATGTTATTTGCAAGTCTGTTGATGATAGGGCTGGAATAGCTGCTATGTATGCTTGTGCTAAGGAACTTAATAATATAACTCATGATTTGGATGTTTATTTTGTAGCGTCTTGCCAGGAAGAAGTAGGCCATAGAGGAGCAAGAGTAGGAAGCTTTGAAGTTAATCCTACTATGGCAATAGCGATTGATGTTACCTTTGACAGTGGGCCAATGGGAGCAACTGAAAGAGAAAACTACCTTGGCGAAGGTCCAGTTATTTCTATTGGTCCTAATATTCACCCTAAGTTTAGAAAAAAGCTTACGGATATTGCAAAAGAGTATAATATTCCATATCAGGTTGAAGTTGAGCCAGGAGACACAGGTACAGATGCTTGGGATATACAGGTGGTTGGAGATGGAATTCCTACACTTCTTATTTCTATCCCGATAAAGTACATGCATACCTCAGTTGAAATGGTGAACATAGAAGATATAAAAAATACAGGAAGAATAATGGCTAAGTTTATTGAAAAATTGAGATCTGAGGAGGTGGAAGAATTATTATGCTTTTAG
- a CDS encoding M42 family metallopeptidase: MLLEKLCNATGPSGYEGDVRDLIKQAVKDYVDELKVDRMGNIIVHKKGTGKRVVVDAHMDEVGFIVTGYNEDGTLKFYSLGGIAANLLPSKVVLIGENKMPGVIGFKPIHLQSSEERKKAVSYDDCCIDIGSSSKEETKKLVSLGEFAVFDTEFGVFGEGLYKGKAFDDRMGCSVLIQALKESYDCDLYGVFNVQEEVGERGAFVSAFGVKADIGIVLEGTICADMSNVPKHLRATEVGKGPAISIMDRTSIFNQDISREITNLAEQKGIPYQFRRAIAGGNDAYAIHASGEGAKVATISVPCRYIHSSVSVASKCDYENTVKLLVEYLKIIK; encoded by the coding sequence ATGCTTTTAGAAAAACTCTGTAATGCAACAGGACCTTCAGGCTATGAGGGAGATGTTAGAGATTTAATAAAACAAGCTGTTAAGGATTACGTAGATGAGCTGAAAGTTGATAGAATGGGAAACATAATCGTTCATAAAAAAGGGACGGGTAAGAGAGTTGTTGTTGATGCACATATGGATGAAGTAGGCTTTATAGTAACAGGATACAATGAAGACGGCACCTTGAAATTCTATTCTTTAGGCGGAATTGCAGCAAATTTACTTCCATCGAAGGTTGTCTTAATTGGAGAGAACAAAATGCCTGGAGTCATAGGATTTAAGCCTATACACCTTCAAAGTTCTGAGGAAAGAAAAAAAGCTGTGTCCTATGATGATTGCTGTATAGATATTGGTTCAAGTTCCAAAGAGGAAACTAAAAAATTAGTTAGCCTTGGAGAATTTGCTGTGTTTGATACTGAATTTGGAGTGTTTGGAGAAGGCCTCTATAAAGGGAAAGCTTTTGATGATAGAATGGGGTGCTCTGTTTTAATCCAAGCTCTTAAAGAAAGCTATGACTGTGATTTATATGGAGTGTTTAACGTTCAGGAGGAAGTGGGAGAGAGAGGAGCTTTTGTATCAGCTTTTGGTGTTAAAGCGGATATAGGAATTGTTCTTGAAGGTACAATTTGTGCTGACATGTCTAATGTTCCCAAGCATCTAAGAGCAACAGAAGTAGGAAAAGGTCCTGCTATTTCAATAATGGATAGAACAAGTATTTTCAATCAAGATATTTCCAGGGAAATTACAAATTTAGCAGAGCAAAAGGGAATACCATATCAATTTAGAAGAGCTATAGCAGGAGGAAACGATGCTTATGCCATTCATGCTTCAGGAGAAGGTGCTAAGGTAGCAACAATCTCAGTACCCTGCAGGTATATTCATTCATCAGTCTCAGTAGCAAGCAAGTGTGACTATGAAAATACAGTTAAGCTTCTTGTGGAATATCTAAAAATTATAAAGTAG
- a CDS encoding M42 family peptidase, with the protein MDDMLKRVLSSFGVSGHEEEVRKTIIDELKNVKCDIKEDKMGNLIVKIGEGTDKLMLCAHMDQIGLIASFIEDNGFIRVGSLGNFNTTDIVHNLVRFENGTFGKVAASKSNAEIGDLYIDIGVSSREEALKKVREGDVACFLGNVLAIDNKIISQGLDNRVGCYVLLRLIKELNDVNQETYFVFSSQAELGGRGARAASFAIEPDRCIVVDLEEAGDSIGGKGNIKIGEGPVLTVMDRSLIMHHEIKESLEAAAKQKSIKLQYASVNRITDGGAIHKEKSGVKTGVVSVPCRYNHSISEMVCTCDIENTIELLKNLI; encoded by the coding sequence ATGGACGACATGTTAAAAAGGGTTCTTTCAAGCTTTGGTGTGAGTGGACATGAAGAGGAAGTGAGAAAGACTATTATAGATGAGTTAAAGAATGTAAAATGTGATATTAAAGAAGACAAGATGGGAAACCTAATTGTAAAAATTGGAGAGGGTACTGATAAGTTAATGCTATGTGCCCATATGGATCAAATAGGACTTATTGCAAGCTTTATCGAAGATAATGGCTTTATTAGAGTTGGAAGCTTAGGGAATTTTAATACAACAGATATAGTACATAACCTTGTAAGATTCGAGAATGGAACTTTTGGAAAGGTTGCTGCAAGTAAGTCTAATGCAGAGATAGGTGATTTATATATCGATATAGGAGTTTCAAGCAGAGAAGAAGCTCTAAAAAAGGTTAGAGAAGGAGACGTAGCTTGCTTCCTTGGAAATGTATTGGCGATAGATAATAAAATAATAAGTCAAGGCTTGGATAATAGAGTAGGATGCTATGTTTTATTAAGACTTATAAAGGAATTAAATGATGTTAATCAAGAAACTTATTTCGTCTTTTCTTCTCAGGCTGAACTTGGTGGAAGAGGAGCAAGAGCAGCTTCCTTTGCTATCGAGCCAGATCGTTGCATAGTTGTAGATCTTGAAGAAGCAGGAGATTCAATCGGAGGTAAAGGCAATATTAAAATTGGTGAGGGTCCGGTGCTAACAGTTATGGATAGAAGCTTAATTATGCATCATGAAATTAAGGAAAGCTTAGAAGCAGCAGCGAAACAAAAAAGTATAAAGCTACAATATGCTTCAGTTAACAGAATTACTGACGGAGGAGCTATTCATAAAGAAAAATCAGGAGTAAAGACAGGAGTAGTTTCAGTACCTTGCAGGTATAATCATTCAATTTCAGAAATGGTTTGTACCTGTGATATAGAAAACACTATAGAACTTTTGAAGAATTTGATATAA